From the Psilocybe cubensis strain MGC-MH-2018 chromosome 9, whole genome shotgun sequence genome, one window contains:
- a CDS encoding putative ATP-dependent helicase C23E6.02 — protein MSLDHILPNSLVGTAKLQLGLPTTAPDTHVPNCYLEELRRHHALYPEENHFRVTLQPNIGYGSVTCLKEGCNTVIPLSRRLRAPDGGIQDGLGSLSAYRSHLSSVKHKESHIKSNRIQPTVLSAASATKANSLHISTGPVKKESSNSQLPTSKSISRPLSSSSNSKLQENEQPFVRIKLEPQEAQVPRKRLSDVAFDADRSVVLDASQRGALTYIPSKKVKTEDSATKIPLAQVTNTPIASGSRSSSDMSFLYAVNGLQDPQSMLENVRVAISGQELLLRKFYPITNVSHQDFMKIQECEDELRRLRALEQEYVRHSMDIYSGPSIMQSAQRPFLVKPEPVDLRYPQPQFDRPSTNSTAFPSPMDIDRQPVNRFNEVKPFTNHAGPSSLNGWGDRYNISGSSVVKPEPIKAEPFNLRSSPIASSSRSSPFSIPDIKPSTDVPMSSPFNSDDEDSEVELHVENENAFVSQLGINVPAPIHDDSHDSNGDYHGRGRDIFVGPLANANDIETFLVEAGNAESFDGNASVDKALKYLNLQNLQQKLHGLEISLMPHQVMGVAWMLEKERSSLKGGCLADEMGLGKTVQMIATLIQNRSEDPACKTNLIIAPLALLDQWKQEIETKTNLGLRCHIYHGQGRTRSKSELMKYDVVLTTFHTMAHEWPDYETQMKKKIKAKKNGQDFIVDSDEDEMCNHTYRSNKRKQQAGILFQVEFYRIIADEGQNIRNRRTRMSRAITDLQSTYRWCLTGTPIVNSLADVYGLLRFLKLRPWYDWTHFQSKIGILERKNPGLAVARLQKVMALFLLRRKKDSKLDGRNLIELPEKKIDLVRLEFSEEEREIYNMVEARSQARFNRYLRAGTVLKNYHQVLVLLLRLRQICSHPSLIQEGGEAFVPPEEAHVKPELSTELTRAARLVSPEFVAKMKERFLQHALDRIAAEKNSAEATFEEEDCPICYDAMTDAVVTGCDVVKRAADAPLCPVCRAGISENTLFSRQAFEPTDKELDPDIESDVEECVPKRDKGKGKATARPAESDSDDDDMSDFIVQSDEDEEEKDARRALKKRLGKKRANIILDSDDEPDTPEEKEIIFGVRKKHVPTEDIKLMPKFLPSTKMKYMMDQLQNLARAHPDEKTLLVSQWTGCLSLISDYLTEKGIPHVKYQGDMSRTKRDQAVQIFMSKEKARVMLMSLKCGGVGLNLTRANNVISLDLGWSQAVESQAFDRVHRVGQERKVLVQRVVIADTVEDRILKMQERKQTLADGSLGEGTAKKMGKLSVKELANLFGLDARGRLL, from the exons ATGTCTCTTGACCATATACTTCCCAATTCCCTGGTTGGAACGGCGAAACTGCAACTAGGCCTTCCAACAACCGCACCG GACACTCATGTGCCGAACTGCTACCTCGAGGAACTGCGGCGTCACCACGCTTTATACCCTGAGGAGAATCAC TTTCGCGTGACGCTGCAACCCAACATTGGAT ATGGTTCGGTTACTTGCCTAAAAGAAGGATGTAACACGGTTATCCCTCTGAGTCGACGATTACGTGCCCCAGATGGGGGTATACAAGATGGGTTAGGATCTTTATCGGCTTATAGA AGCCATTTGTCCTCCGTCAAACACAAGGAATCTCATATCAAGTCCAACCGCATACAACCCACAGTTCTATCAGCCGCATCTGCCACG AAAGCTAATTCACTACATATATCTACTGGACCTGTGAAGAAAGAGTCATCAAACAGCCAGCTGCCAACTAGCAAATCCATCAGTCGTCCtttatcttcatcatccaacTCGAAACTACAAGAAAACGAACAGCCATTTGTTCGTATCAAACTTGAGCCACAAGAAGCCCAAGTCCCTCGCAAGCGCCTGTCAGACGTTGCTTTTGACGCTGATAGATCGGTGGTGCTTGACGCATCCCAACGCGGCGCTCTAACATATATCCCGTcaaagaaagtgaaaacaGAAGATTCGGCTACAAAAATACCTTTGGCGCAAGTTACCAACACACCCATCGCTAGTGGGTCTCGCTCTTCTTCCGATATGAGTTTTCTCTACGCTGTCAATGGTTTACAAGATCCGCAAAGTATGTTGGAGAACGTGCGTGTAGCTATCTCTGGGCAAGAGTTACTACTTCGCAAATTTTATCCTATCACCAATGTTTCCCACCAAGACTTTATGAAAATTCAGGAGTGCGAAGATGAGTTGAGGAGACTAAGAGCACTGGAGCAGGAGTATGTTCGCCACTCTATGGATATCTACTCAGGACCTAGCATCATGCAGTCAGCACAGCGCCCATTCCTGGTGAAACCCGAGCCCGTCGACCTTCGCTATCCCCAACCCCAATTTGACAGACCTTCCACCAATTCAACCGCGTTTCCCTCCCCTATGGACATAGATCGGCAGCCCGTCAATAGGTTCAATGAGGTCAAGCCATTCACAAACCATGCCGGACCGTCATCGCTGAATGGCTGGGGAGATCGCTACAATATTTCAGGTTCATCTGTTGTAAAGCCCGAACCTATCAAGGCGGAACCTTTCAACCTTCGCAGTAGCCCAATAGCCTCGAGCTCCAGGTCCTCCCCTTTCTCAATTCCAGACATCAAGCCGTCTACGGATGTACCCATGAGCAGCCCGTTCAACTCTGACGATGAGGACAGCGAGGTTGAGTTGCATGTGGAGAATGAAAATGCATTCGTTTCGCAACTTGGAATCAATGTTCCGGCGCCCATACACGACGATTCTCATGATAGCAACGGCGATTACCACGGTCGTGGTCGGGACATCTTTGTCGGCCCATTAGCCAATGCAAACGA CATCGAAACCTTCTTGGTCGAAGCTGGTAATGCGGAATCTTTCGATGGCAATGCTAGCGTAGACAAAGCTCTCAAGTATCTCAATCTTCAAAACCTACAGCAGAAGCTGCACGGTTTGGAGATTAGCCTCATGCCTCATCAAGTGATGGGTGTAGCATGGATGTTGGAGAAAGAGCGGAGCAGTTTGAAAGGTGGTTGCCTAGCAGATGAAATGGGTCTCGGCAAG ACTGTGCAAAT GATAGCCACTCTGATCCAGAATCGGTCAGAAGACCCGGCCTGTAAAACTAATCTTATCATTGCACCCTTGGCGTTGTTGGACCAATGGAAGCAAGAGATTGAGACGAAGACCAATCTCGGTTTGCGATGTCATATTTACCATG GTCAAGGAAGGACTCGAAGCAAATCAGAGTTGATGAAATATGACGTTGTGTTAACCACCTTTCAT ACGATGGCGCACGAATGGCCTGATTACGAGACccagatgaagaagaaaattaAAGCCAAAAAGAATGGACAAGATTTCATTGTTGACtcggatgaagatgagatgTGCAATCACACTTACCGTTCCAATAAACGTAAACAGCAAG CTGGAATCTTGTTCCAAGTTGAG TTTTACCGGATCATCGCCGATGAGGGTCAGAATATTAGGAACAGACGTACTA GGATGTCGAGGGCTATCACTGACCTCCAAAGCACCTATCGCTGGTGTTTAACTGG CACTCCGATTGTCAACTCTCTCGCAGACGTATACGGCTTGCTGAGGTTCTTAAAGCTTAGGCCCTGGTATGATTGGACGCACTTTCAAAGCAAGATCGGGATACTTGAAAGGAAGAATC CTGGCCTTGCTGTTGCACGGCTGCAGAAAGTCATGGCCCTCTTCCTCTTGCGCCGAAAAAAGGACTCCAAACTCGACGGGAGGAATCTCATCGAACTGCCAGAGAAGAAGATTGACCTCGTCAGGTTGGAGTTCTCCGAAGAAGAGCGAGAAATCTACAACATG GTCGAAGCGCGCAGTCAGGCTAGATTCAATCGATACCTACGGGCCGGTACTGTTTTGAA AAACTACCACCAAGTCTTAGTCCTTTTGCTTCGACTCCGGCAAATCTGCTCGCACCCATCCTTGATACAAGAAGGCGGAGAAGCTTTTGTACCCCCTGAAGAAGCCCATGTGAAGCCCGAACTGTCGACTGAGCTAACTCGTGCCGCCCGTCTGGTGTCTCCAGAGTTTGTTGCAAAAATGAAGGAGAGGTTCTTGCAGCACGCCTTGGACCGCATAGCAGCGGAGAAAAAC TCTGCTGAAGCTACattcgaagaagaagattgtcCGATCTGCTACGATGCCATGACCGACGCTGTCGTCACAGGCT GCGACGTTGTGAAGCGGGCAGCGGACGCTCCTCTTT GCCCTGTCTGTCGAGCAGGTATCTCCGAGAACACCTTGTTCTCTCGTCAAGCTTTCGAACCCACGGATAAGGAGCTTGATCCAGACATCGAGAGTGACGTCGAGGAGTGTGTTCCTAAGAGGGACaaggggaaagggaaagctACTGCAAGACCGGCCGAGTCGGACTCtgatgatgacgacatgAGCGACTTCATCGTCCAAagcgacgaggacgaagaagagaaggacgCCCGTcgtgctttgaagaaacgcCTCGGCAAGAAAAGGGCCAACATCATCCTCGACTCTGATGATGAGCCTGACACGcctgaagaaaaggagataATCTTCGGCGTCCGCAAGAAACACGTCCCAACAGAGGATATCAAACTTATGCCAAAGTTCTTGCCTTCCACCAAGATGAAG TACATGATGGACCAGCTCCAGAATCTTGCGAGGGCTCATCCAGATGAAAAG ACGTTACTCGTTTCTCAATGGACTGGATGCCTGTCGCTCATCTCGGACTATCTTACAGAAAAAGGCATACCTCACGTCAA GTATCAGGGCGATATGAGCCGAACTAAGCGTGACCAAGCTGTTCAGATTTTCATGTCAAAGGAGAAGGCTCGCGTCATGTTGATGTCGCTCAAATGTGGAG GTGTGGGCCTGAACCTCACCCGAGCGAACAACGTCATATCTCTTGACCTTGGTTGGTCACAGGCGGTCGAGTCGCAGGCGTTCGATCGTGTGCATCGAGTGGGTCAGGAGAGAAAGGTTCTGGTGCAGCGTGTCGTCATCGCTGACACCGTGGAAGACCGCATCTTGAAGATGCAGGAACGAAAG CAAACTCTTGCTGATGGAAGTCTGGGAGAGGGTACGGCCAAGAAGATGGGCA AACTTTCTGTGAAAGAACTTG CCAATCTTTTTGGACTCGACGCCCGGGGTCGTCTTCTTTGA
- a CDS encoding Serine/threonine-protein kinase 1, with the protein MESPPLKVTFSFKAGQGGSDDPERQEFWDSPHTIEWFKLRGYTLYRRGYATYSTGATLPTDSSYPVFPPESDSEFVDVEYPYSSYDITFNVRKGCPPQPPLGAREMTGKVVFAQDTHKRHVAIKIVHADTDEYRVLRFLSQQNLEVLKENCILPVLDLLPNDGFWFAVMPRFEIIDIMHSCLKGLSYLHEHNIVHGDIRFENVLLSHFSNMSNEDFKVINVWCKERREDRLIRYALCDYDISIMFPPTANKKECRLPHYESWGTFNLSYDTAGGEYDYDPFALDVGGLGVQFAQRFGLLAAKIHFLAPLIDKMTTWDISQRFTASEALIFFEERLAEVPEEELCDYSGAISPHKAYLEWDIWEDVPAEFAEEWKSYRTPPIPWHLRTFRFLDRHLSRLNPYILPKTRFYLSCLSSVFKTVYSSVFSSKIAI; encoded by the exons ATGGAG TCACCTCCCCTCAAAGTCACATTTTCTTTCAAGGCAGGACAAGGAGGTTCTGACGATCCAGAGCGTCAGGAGTTCTGGGACTCCCCTCATACTATCGAATGGTTTAAGCTCCGAGGATACACTCTGTACCGGCGTGGATACGCTACCTATTCGACGGGGGCAACATTGCCAACGGACTCGTCGTATCCTGTCTTCCCCCCGGAGTCCGACAGCGAATTTGTTGATGTCGAGTATCCATATTCATCGTACGACATTACGTTCAATGTCAGGAAGGGTTGCCCACCTCAACCTCCCCTTGGCGCCCGTGAGATGACT GGAAAAGTTGTGTTTGCACAAGACACGCATAAGCGACATGTTGCGATTAAAATTGTACATGCTGACACGGACGAGTATCGTGTGCTACGATTTTTGAGCCAACAGAACCTCGAGGTGTTGAAGGAGAACTGCATCCTTCCTGTCCTGGATTTGCTACCCAATGATGGATTCTGGTTTGCTGTTATGCCGAG GTTCGAAATCATTGATATCATGCATTCATGCTTGAAG GGATTAAGCTATCTTCACGAACATAATATCGTTCACGGG GACATCAGGTTTGAGAACGTGTTGTTAAGCCATTTTTCCAACATGTCAAATGAagatttcaaagttataaatgtATGGTGTAAAGAGCGTCGAGAGGATAGGCTAATCCGATACGCCCTCTGCGACTACGATATCTCGATTATGTTTCCGCCTACAGCGAATAAAAAGGAATGCCGACTCCCCCATTACGAGTCCTGGGGCACGTTCAATCTAAGCTACGATACAGCAGGTGGGGAGTACGACTATGATCCGTTTGCCTTGGATGTGGGTGGGCTTGGTGTACAATTTGCTCAGAGATTTGGC CTTTTAGCAGCCAAGATTCACTTTCTGGCACCATTGATCGATAAGATGACAACATGGGATATCAGTCAACGATTCACGGCATCGGAGGCtctcatattttttgaaGAACGTCTAGCGGAAGTTCCAGAAGAGGAACTCTGTGATTACAGCGGAGCCATTAGCCCCCATAAGGCCTATTTAGAATGGGACATATGGGAAGATGTTCCTGCAGAATTTGCAGAGGAATGGAAATCATACAGGACACCACCCATCCCTTGGCATCTACGAACATTCCGCTTCTTGGACCGACACTTGTCAAGATTGAACCCCTATATCCTCCCTAAGACCCGGTTCTACCTCTCGTGTCTGTCATCTGTGTTTAAAACAGTTTACAGTTCTGTTTTCTCCTCAAAAATTGCGATTTAA